The Arabidopsis thaliana chromosome 5, partial sequence genomic interval GCCATGCAGATACCTTGAAATAGTCAAAGAACTCACTTGGAACCCCATCAGCATCAGAGTCCATGACCTGGATGtgacaaacatttttttttgtaaattttcaaCTGCTTAGCAAGGAAACATGACCAACGAAAACTTAGAAGAGACGACGATCCAAGATATGAGTATATGAACTGGTGTCTACCTCAAGAAGTTCACGGGTTAACTTAAACGGGGCACTCTCAAAGTTTACGCCACCAGGAGAATTCGAAagcataaaaccaaaatcaatgtGTATAATGTGACCCTCTTCATCCAAGAGAAGATTTCCATTATGACGATCTTTTACCTAAACCGAAAGATTTTCAACCATGGAGCAATAAATGTCAAAGAATGCTATTCATGAAACTGACCAATGGCATCAAAACGTGCAAAACCTATAGATGAATACACAACGTACTGAGAGAAGGGGTCACTAAGACATTTACCTGCAGAAGGTAACAGACCAAAGAATATCCGGCCATACTTTCCACGAAATTCCTCTGCAAAAGAAGCCAATTCGCTAGGTTATATACACAACATGGCATCCGACACAAGTGGGTAGTTATGCACATAATCCTCAAAGTTTGAACCAAGCAGCTTCTTTCCTTAGATTAATCCACAAAGAAACTATCTTGAAAGTCCAATGCAAAGTATATTCCCAAGAGAATGCAACTTATGTATTCCCCGTTTCACAATAACATGTTTAACAGACGGAAGTCTAGCAAAttcctgaaacaaaaacatgctGGTTGAATGAAACTATTTAGACCTACCAGCAGTACATTACCTGGGCGAGCTTAAAACTTGGAGAGTTTTCTTTATACTTTGCAACAAAGAAATCACGTAGGCTCGTTATGTTGGGATATCTACTTTTGATAGAATGAATAGAAGCCTGCAGGAAGGGTAAATGGTACATTTATCACATACGCTTTCAATGTAAGAAGATTGATTACAGGATACAACAAAGCAACTAAACAGATGTGCAGAAACTTTGTTGCTAGTACAACAGAAGAGTTCTGTATATATCATTACCGTATCTGGAATTGTTTCTATAAGGGCAGTATAAGAAGATGTAACCAAGACTTCATAAGGACGTAACCAGAGGGGTAGACCTGCTTCCTGGAATATATCTAGCACATGAACAATACAGTTACTTTATAAGGCGGAACTATCCTtatcttaaataaataacagaATAAGAAAGCCTGAAAAACACAAACGAGAAGGCATACCCTACGAAATAGGATATTAAGAtgttggtagatttgaaaaagTATCACCTACCATAAAAGTGAGAAATGAGTTGCACAGCAAGATGCTCCTGCCTACAGTCGTCACCGCTCTTCACAATGATCTGCAAAAATCTAGAGTTATTTAATAATAGAGGTAGAAAAGAATATCATATGGCATAATTGTCAACACACAAGGACACAATTCAATAAAGATTAAACACGGAAAGTATCTAACATCTTTAGTAACAGCTTTTTAATGACAATACAAATTTGGCAGGACATACATAAGCAAAGTCTACATTATTGCAGGCTGGGAAGAGAAAAATGCATGATCAAGATCGAAGTAGTGTCATATAGTTCATAGTTACTTTTCAATTATCGGGTAAAAATCGAGCTCACCCTAGACCTTAATATTCCTTAATAAACATTCTGGAAAGTCTGCAGACAAGGAAGATTAGCGGTATCAACCCGAATAACAGAAACCTTAGAGTACTCTATCAAATTGATCGAGGCCTTCAAGGCCCAAAACATATACCGATTCtatttcatcaacaaaagaaCTTAGTTTAGAGGATTATACTAATTGGGAAAcagcaaaccaaaaaaaaacggtATGGCTTTTGTAGCACTTACAGAACGCAGGTCCCAACCAGGTAACTTTCCATATATTGAAGCTTTACGTATTCTGTCTCGCTTTCCCTCCCAAAGTTCACCTGATAAGGCATCACCTTCCTTCAGCATTCCACCATTGGCctagtaaacaaaacaaaacataaatacataaaagGTTCAACATCTAAaacaggaaaaagaagaagataacccATATTCTATGTTAAACATGCATATACCCTTGGTTGTGCATCCGACGAATCCTGACCCGCCCCTTTGAGAGGAAGGCCTGGAGGTGCCTCTCCCTTCGCTGCAGCAGCCTGCACAGGTGATTTAATTAAGGATTAATGACGGGTCACAACGCCAAACAGAACACATACAATTTCAATATCTTGACTTTTTGAACATAAACGCcttaataagaaaatgaagtgTATAGCATGTCGGAAGGACAATAGCAAGCACAGGCACTAAAAACATCGACTAGTTGAGTATAAGAATTATTCCAACAACTTGAAAGAGACATGAAGTATCGgatatttttgtgaaaaaaacataaaattagtTGCCTCCTAAAAGTTATTGATCAAGAAACACTCACCCTAACTTCCTCCATGGCAACAGTACTTGGAACACGACGATGTTCCTTTTTACGTGGGACTGATGGATCAGGAATGCTTTCCATTCTAAGTCCTGGGTCAGCCGTTACGACCACCCTTACCCATTCAAGATCATTGTTCAGCCCAGTCCTTGGGGCTTCCCCCAGAACATCATCAATTGGATCGCCAAATGATTCAAGAGCTGAAGTACGATCCTCCACTGAGAGACTTACATTGACAAGTTTCACCTTCACCTCTGACTTAGGAGTCATCGCTTGATCAATTGCTTGAGCAGTGGATAACGACATTCGGTCAGCACTGTTGCGATAAACCTCCTGAGTAGTCCATAGTGGATAAGCCCATGGAGGTGGCTTTTGCAAGAATGCGTCCCCGTTTGCCAATGGAATCCCCCCTTTAGAAAGCTTCTGGGAGTTCGATGATTCTTTAGCACTGACGTAACaatatcagaaaacaaaaagaacaatggGAGAGTTTTATCATGAAAAGTTTCACACTTCGTATGGTTAATGGGATATAAAAAAGAAGGTAACTTCCTATTAAAAGAAGTAGATTTTACCTGGGTGTTTCTGCTTTCAAAACTTCTACGGAGATCATGTATGGCGCCTTTTCCCTAGAATTCAAAAGAATGCATTCGTCTTCAGGAATATGGACCACACGAAAAACTCCTCTCCCCATTGGAAAACAAATTCCTGGAAGgttatttgaatttaaattatgaataGAAATTcaatttgataacaaaaacatttaccACAACAGAAACAATGTTGacgaaatataaaataaagaattcaATAATCCTTAAAAACGCGGAGGTTTAGATGCCAAAAAGATTGGACCAGATAATTCTCtcaagaaagaaacacaagTCCAAGGAAATCCTATACAAGAGAGGAAAATAAGTGATAAAAGAGCAAGGATGGAAAAACATAGATTCTTCAAACAAGAGTGGAAATAAATATGATATAACGGACATAATACTAATTTAAGACAAGCAACACGATGAGCACTCAGAAACTTTAACAGGGCATGAAACGTTCACATACTATTTCAGAGAAAAGCATACATGGCCTATAGAATATATACCGGCTCAATATATTTGAGCTACACATATAAAGTAGACCTCCAAATAATAActcttaaaatataattttagaaaaataccTCCAGTGATTTCAGCTTCCgataaatgaaaattgatcTCTGCAAGagactaaaaccaaacaaaagaaatataaaatttagtcAGTTGCTACAAAGGTAGAATTTgacataaatttaattatcaaTAAGAAAAGTCAGTTTCACCTCCCGAAGACCAATCTTCCGATCTTCGATGGGAAAGATATCTACCAAACCATATGACGTTTCACATAACGCTTGTACAAACTCCAACGACTCGTGGTAAGCCCCTTTCCTGAATTGTGATGCAGTATTGTTTGGTAGCGGGGGCTTACCAGATGGAGTATCATCCCGCTGTTTAGGTGAGCCTGGCCGTTTCTGCAATGGTTATAATAAGAAACATTGGTATGAGATAATCAAGCtcatatgaaagaaaaaaagtctgGCATAGATAAATAATCAATTGAAGTCGAACAACCACCCTGTTTCAGCCAACATTTGTGTCaagtaaaattcaaaagaaggaaagacATATGATTGTATCCTACAAGAATCTTGATAAATGACTCTGAAGATGTGGATCAAATGAAAACTGAATGTCAAAACAGTGCAAATGCAACCAGTATATGCAATAAGACAGAAACACAAAAGACCAAGTCAAACGAGAACAAACCTccttgtgtttctttgatccAAACAGTTCAGAATCTTCAACAGATTGGTCACGATCTCTGAACAACTTGCGGAAAAAGTTTTCTGTCCCAGGACTGCTTTCAACTAAGCCATTGCtgctattttcattttctgaagTAGGTTTTGCATCTTCGGGATGTATACGGAATAATcttttgaaaagagaaaattctGGAGATTCATCACCCTCACTTTCATTCCCGTCATCAACCTTGACAATGTCTTTCTTGTCATCAGATTTTTCCTTAAagaattttttgaaaaaccccTCCCTCTCATCCTCTTCACCAGATTTCTTATCGGCATACACTGTTCCATTGGCTTCATTCTTTTCACTACCATGTCttttgtcatcatttttttcCCTGAAAAGTTTCTTAAGGAACCCATCTTTGTCCTCATCATCCACTTCTTTAGGAACTTTATCATCTTCAGGTTTGCTGTCACGgaataatttcttaaaaaaaccTTCTGAGTTTGGGTTTGACTCCTCGTCCTCGTTTTTACTCTCCCGTAACAATCTCTTGAAGAAACTGTCTGAATTTGCACCCAAttcctcttcatctccctTATTATCTCGTAACAACCTTTTAAACAGCCCATCTGAACTCGATGTCAATTCCTCGCTTTCTCCTTTACTACTCAAGAGCCTCTTGAAGAACCCCTCGGAACTGTTTGTTATGTCCTCATCTTCTGATTTATTGTCTTTCAAAAGGCGCTTAAAGAAACCCTCTGAGTTAGGTATTGGTTCATCACCCTCACCTTTGCTGTCCCTCAAGAGCCTCTTGAAGAATCCTTCCTTTTCactctcttcatcatctttgtcAGCTGACTTTCTAAACATTAAAGCATCTCTGACTTTAGGACTTGGGATaagtttcttaaaaatctTATTGTCCTCAGCAGGTAACTGACTACCATCATCCTGCACGTTGGTCCCTGGCGAAGGTGAGAATGACAAAGACTTCTGGGTGGGAGGAGATAGCTTTAAGGAGAAGAGCTTCTGTTTTGATGACAAAAGTCTATTTAGGACCTGATTCTTGCTCCCTGGGGTTGAGACCTCGTTCTGTGGACGCATGAGAGGAGACCACTCACCCATCAAAGTAGCTGCAATTTGACACTTCTCTTGAATCCTGCTGATGCCTTCATTATCGTCAGCATCCTCCAGCTCAGCCAACAAAAACCAATGCACTTTCAGTGCGATTTTCAGTGACTTTCCACAGATGTCTATAACAAACTTATCAAGCGATGGGCTTGGTTTGTGCACCATCATGTAGCAAATCTGGAAGAGATAACTCTCAATACCTGATAAGGGAAGCGTATACATCCTATTGCATAAGTAATCCCTAACACCAGCATGAGGGTGCTTGTACAGATAACTAACAGCAATCCACTCACAGAAGAAAGCAGAATCGAAAAACCTAATAAGCCAACCATTAGAACCAGTATCGCCGATGATATTACTCTGTGAGGTAATCTCACGAGGTGACTCAGCCGAGTCTCCTCGGACCAAAGATAGAAAGCGTCCCATCGGCATCCTAATCAGCCAAGCATAAAAAGCCCTAGCTCACAGACCCAAATCATCCGTCGAGACAACAGATCCAGGAGACTCTTCCAACAAACCAGATTAACGGAGCCTCTCTCTTCCCCAATAACTAAACCCTAGGATTACCCGTAAAACCTTAACTCAAAAAACCTATCTATAACCACCCAAAGCTCAAAATCTCAATGCCAAATCGACGAAATTTGGCTTTATAATGCTTAACTTTCCTAAATCGcgaaaaaaacacagaaaataGAGATTTCTCCGTATCCTACTCACTCCAATCGCCGTAAACCGAAGGCGATCGGAAATTTCTCCAGAATCCAAAACTAAATCTCACGTAGAGAACCAAGCGATGAGCTAATTAATCCCGTTCTTCCTGCTATCCGAGAAATTCTGCTTGTTAAAATTCAGAGCAGAATCAAGTAACAGAATTAGCCGGAGTAGATCGCCGTCGTCTCAGCCGGAAGCAGTTTGTGGTGGAAGATACGGTCGTCGTCCTCGGCTGTTGGTGgcagacagagagagagagagagaggggaaAGTAATTATCGTTCGCaatacttttaaattattttcatttttttattaattttaattttttggtttttagtaaTTCGtactatttaattattattttggtttggcgAGGGAGGAGATCTAACGTGCGCTGGAAAGTCCACGCGATCAtaataaagttgaaaatcCTTGGTGGGAAGTAAACGTGATTTGTCCACAACGGGACACTTGGACAGTTGATTAACTTTTGTTGACAGttgatttttcattattttctttcaaaagatTATTACTattgagattttgaattttgaatctGATAAGCTAATTACAAGAAGTAATAatctgatttttaaaaaatacgatatatatttatatctttcaCGATGCCACGaaacattttgtttcctttcacTTTCACGTCTCTAATTTTCTTAACACATGCATTTCCTTTTCAGATGAAGAAATTTTGTACTCGTTTCATAGAACAAGTTGTAATTGGTACTATAGTCAAACTACActgtaacaaaatataaatatgatacTCTTGACAAAAAGTTGGGACTTACTTACTGACAATGACGATATTATGAGAAAATTTCATCTACTAAAATGATATCATATGATTTCCTGTATTTTATTACACAGTTTTtatgagaaaattaaaacgaaattaaaGAATTTTGTTGTTAGTCATTGCAATATTACaccataattttcttaaaaagaatatataaatgttacttgtagtatttcttttttgtatagTGGACTTTGAGAATGTTTCTGCCTGAGCTTTTGGCGAATATAACTATGAGGGTGTGAGAGAAAACATAGATGAAGGAATAAGCGATAGATCGAATAAAAGGACCAATGTTGTGAGACAAAGTAATAACATAAACTAAAAGAGTAAACGCTAGTAATAGAGAAACCGATATGGTCTAAAAACAGAACACTCCAAAACATACATAGATTAACCCTAATAAAAACCATTAATCAATTTCATACAGCCAAATCTAGCTGGTGAAAAAAGATTCAGGTTTTTTTTTACGCactagagaagaacaaaacgaACAGTACGGCACTGAGTACAGTTGTGAACGAGGTCGGAATCAAAGAAGATCCATCGTTCCCTGAAGAAGGATTTGGAGCTAGAAATCCGGCTGTCTCAGGTCCAGCAGCAGCTACTCCTGGAGCAAGACCTGATAAAATTAGGTTCCACATTAAGAAATCTCAAAAGCGTAAAACATCTCAACGAGAAATCACATAACTAACATGGAGAAAAAGAGCAGAGATTTCCAATCACTCGAGCAAatttttacaaagaaaatcacAAATAAGGAATTCACACAAATTTTTGTCATGGTTcgtattaattataattttttgtattgtaGAATCTTAGATAAATCATTTTCACTTTAAGTGAGAACCCAGATGATCAAAGTCAAACAATCGacaatttttatcttttcaaaattttcaagtgGGAATTTAAAAACACAATAAAGCATTGCATGAGACAAAACTTAagagtaaaattaaaaatcaaccaagaagaaagacaaaatacCTGGAGCAGTACTTGGAGCAACAGACActgtaagaacaaaaataaaataaaaaagcattataagtaatttaatcaacatcaacaacaacaaaaaatagaatctTAAAACAGTTTCGAAAAATctacaaattattttcttaattaaactgaaaaaattagaaaaaatgtgGATTTAAGAAACCGCTCTCGAAGATTAAGCATAACAAATTAAGATCTACAAAACCGGAAGAGAtctaagaaacaaacaagttAAGAAATGAATAGATCTTACATCCACAAGTAGCGATAGAAGGAGCGTGAAGCTTGCATGCGGCGGGAAGAGTAGAAGCCTTAGTGATATTCAAAGTAACTCCAAGAGAAGCACTGCTCTTAAACGCTTCACATAGACACTGAGAGTCAGCTTTAAGCACCGTCTTAAGACCAGAGCAACATGTACCTTCCGGTTTCGCCACCGTGCCTCCGCTCGAAACGAAGGATAAACAGTCAGCCATGTTGAGTATGAGAGTCGAACAGTCTACAGACGGAGCCGGCGCCGTTGCGTGGTGGTGAGATGCGCCGAGAACTGAGACGGAGGATAGGGATAGAAGAACGATGAGAAAGAGAGGTGTTGTTGCGGTGAAGGAAGAGTGTGTTGCCATTGTGTGggattttgattcttcttctcttttttttgctcttttgagtttttgaggAGAGAGTAGAGAGGTTTTTTAATGGTGGAAAATGAGAAAgagtgaagaggaagaagaagggattTTGTAGGTcggttttggggttttgggGTAATGTGCAAAAACGATGACGTTTAGGTATACGTGTCTCTTTGCATTTTCCATATGGATGCGTGATCGTGGGGTCTTTCACCAAGAGACCTGCCCTTTcatctttccttctttctttttttctctcttccttttcaagtttttactcatttgttttttaattactccattttgaaaatttattaactTTACTAGGAAAAATTTATTAGCTTTCATACACtaactaagaaaaaattaaatgcaCCTCCGAATTCTTTGTTCTTTCGCTTTCCTATTATGCGAAATTTGCGGGATATTTCTAACAATCAGGggtttccaaacaaaaatctaaactaattagtaattagagtaaaaaaattgagaaaaaaacaacgaGAATAATTGATcgagaaaaataaactattgTTTGTTACTATGTTAGTGTACTCTCTTGAAAATAACAAACCACATTTAAGGAAATGTTTTATCCTCAAACCCTTATTGATGTTTGGCCTTTTCAGTTTCTATGTGGTTGTGAGTCTGAGGCCGTTCATTTTTTAAACCACCGAGTTAAGTCATGGAACTTGTTGTTTGCCTCTGAATGGAATACTTAGCATGTCAAATTATCAATATTGATAGCTTAATGTACGCAAGTGAATAGATAAATATTACACGTAAAAAATAGAGGAAGATTAATATGAGTTCTATATTTAGCCTCCACGATTCATctacagagaaagaaaaaaagtaagttACTTcgtcttttgttttaaaacgaATTTGGAAGGTCGAGAGTAGAGAcatatgttattatataaCTTACTCTTTACTCTTTAGCTCCACACATGGATTTGTATTTATACTCGAGATGATTTTCCATTGTATGATAAAAGCATCAAATcttatttccaaaaataaaaaagattccGGTTGGTGATTTGGTCGACGTGTAAAGAGATCACAGAATCGTAGCCATTCGGATCGTCAAAAAACACTACCTACCGACTTCAAGCAATACTGACGGTAACTAATATTTGGGCCGTAAAACTCAAGCCCATACAATATGGGCTCATTGTTCTCTACTCTTTTGAAACCGATGGCCTATTGTGGCCTAGTTGAAGAGTAAATACATAACAAACCCACCTCATAACTTTTATTATCTTCCCGAATTGCCCCATTAGAAACAAACTGTGTAAATCAGTCCTCATcctgaaagaaacaaataatttcaaTCTTTGCTTCTATATCGGTACTCCTAAAATCTAGCGAAAACTTCTCTTTTGTCTCTCAAGTCAGACTCAATTCCCATGGACTTCTCCGTCAAACCTTCCGGCGGCTCACCTTCTCCGTCATCTTCCACCTCTTCTTCTACGCCTCATCGTTTCAAATCCGTTACCACACCAACCGCTACTGCCGCTGCCGTCTCAGGATTCTCCCCCTCCGCCGCCGCTGATCGAGATCCGATGCATTCCTGGTGGGAATCAGTCTCAAAGCAACGTTCTCGCatcctctctctttcatctcttctctCCGGCGATTCTCACTTTGAAGACGGTGACGTAACTCCGATCTCCTCTCTTGCAGATTCCGATCGGCCGGCGTTATCGTTACTCTCTTCTCGTGCTGCTTACTCTTTGATATCGAATTCTCTTTGCAATCCAGCTTCTGGTTCTGGATCTGATCCGCTTTGTCAATGGCTATACGAAACTTATCTCTCCTCTGATCCACCACTTCGTCTCGTTGTCCTCTCGTTCTTTCCGTTACTCGTCGGAATGTACTTGTCTCGAATTCATTCCTCGGATTCGacatctcttccttctctatCCGGATTCGAAGCTGTGCTTCTCGCAATCTACGCCGCTGAGGTTAAAGCTCGCGCAGGTAAACCTATACTCGTACACATTCCAGATCTCTCTCAGCCATCTCTTTACCACACACCGAGAAACGGCGTTGACAAATCGCGTGATTCCAATCCCACCGCCTCCGTCGGAGTCTTGTCTCCGCAGCTTGAGCCTCAGATCGCGGTTAAGTCAACTAAGCGAGCCAGCATCGTTGGCGTGGGACTACAATGCTATTTCAAGGAGATCTCACAAATGCCGGCTTGGTCTAAGCTTGAATTCTGTAAGTTCTCTGCTAGTTGGGCTGGTCAAGACTGCGATTGCAAGGAAAAGATCgatgaagacgaagacaaAGTCTTAGCACTAACTAATGGTTTTGGAGATTCATCCTCTTTCAATGGAAGCAGTGGACGTAGTCTTGAGATCGAAGAGGATTTTGATAGATTAGCAATCAGAGAGAACGAAGAACAACTTAGCTCTAATGGCGGAGGAGGGGGAGTAGGAAGAGGCGTGAGGATTCCACTTCCATGGGAGCTGTTTCAACCTACGTTAAGGATTCTAGGTCATTGCTTGCTTAGTCCATTGAATACTGAAGATGTTAAAGATGCAGCTTCCAATGCAGTAAGATCATTGTACGCAAGAGCCTCTCATGATCTGAATCCACAGGCGATTTTAGCTACAAGGAGTTTAGTTAACCTTGATACAAGCGCACGAACCTCGGGAAAGACCGTAGCTGCAGAGACTGTTAATGGCTCATCGAATGTGAACACTCCAAGCAAGGCGAAAAAACCTGAGATTCTTCTGGCATCAAAGTGAGTGTGTAGTAGTGTTTCTGTTAATCtgatattgttttggtttgtgtaGGTTATGATGTATAGTTGAGTTTGAAACATGTGAGAAAAATTTGCAGATTGATGTAGAATCTTTGTTGTGGTTTTACATTGTTGTGATGCTTGAGGATTAACTTGGTTTGGGTTAGAGAAGTTTGTGAGAAAATGCAGTGGATGATCTTTGTGTTGTACTTGTATGATCTTAATTTGCGGTTGTGACAATAGTCTTGTattcttttattcttgttttgcaTTTGAGATTGTTTGTATCAAAAGAATCTTGTTATGTTTCTCTAAATCGTTACTTGTCCTTTGTGGGTTGAGTTGTCTTTGATCTGCAAACTCTTGTGTGATACCAAAACtgctaaaaacaaaacaaaaagtgagcCCAAATCTAGAAATGGCCCAATTGCTAATGAAACCCTAAAAGCCcgaatttttaatttggaagGAAGAAACTACGATCATTCGTTCGTCAATTTATGATCATGTTGACCTCTTTTGACTAACTTATTTTGGCACAAAAGCGAACCAAAGATCAGTATACATCATTCTCAATCGATCTAATATATTCCAGAAAACTTTGATGATGCATATTCTTGGttttattgttgattttttttttttggggcaAAATCAATTCATCTCATTCGAAAAAGTTAGGGTTCCAAACAGGGGAGGAGGAGAGCCTCCTTTGCGAAAGCATCAGCCTGGCTATTTTGACTATGAATCAATTCACACAAATTGGATAGCCATAAGTGATTCCTTTCGATTTTTTAAGTGGGGATGATAGCATTGAATATGATAGCGTAACCgcaattcaaaataaaacacacaaatcttGTATTAGTAGTAAGTTAAAACATcattgtgaatttgtgatacataatgaattaatgattatttagaagaaaaaaaacatatttagaaatttgttttctttgtcccaaacaaaaaaagtcgTTTCCTAATTAGGCATTTTCGATAAATACAAACTTAGGATAATGATTAGCGATTGTAACTTCGCTGGAATCCACAAGAGGTCCTAACTTCTCTAATCCATGAATTGTCCAAACAACATCATATGTATATTTAATCTTTTCAGATAATCAAATATCAACTCCGATAATAGATAAGCTTCCATTAATCAAACATATTCAACA includes:
- the PI-4KBETA1 gene encoding phosphatidylinositol 4-OH kinase beta1 (phosphatidylinositol 4-OH kinase beta1 (PI-4KBETA1); FUNCTIONS IN: 1-phosphatidylinositol 4-kinase activity; INVOLVED IN: phosphoinositide biosynthetic process, root hair cell tip growth, pollen tube growth; LOCATED IN: cytosol, nucleus, membrane; EXPRESSED IN: male gametophyte, root hair tip, cultured cell, pollen tube; EXPRESSED DURING: L mature pollen stage, M germinated pollen stage; CONTAINS InterPro DOMAIN/s: Phosphatidylinositol 3-/4-kinase, catalytic (InterPro:IPR000403), Phosphatidylinositol Kinase (InterPro:IPR015433), Armadillo-type fold (InterPro:IPR016024), Phosphatidylinositol 3/4-kinase, conserved site (InterPro:IPR018936), Protein kinase-like domain (InterPro:IPR011009); BEST Arabidopsis thaliana protein match is: phosphatidylinositol 4-OH kinase beta2 (TAIR:AT5G09350.1); Has 1807 Blast hits to 1807 proteins in 277 species: Archae - 0; Bacteria - 0; Metazoa - 736; Fungi - 347; Plants - 385; Viruses - 0; Other Eukaryotes - 339 (source: NCBI BLink).), which produces MPMGRFLSLVRGDSAESPREITSQSNIIGDTGSNGWLIRFFDSAFFCEWIAVSYLYKHPHAGVRDYLCNRMYTLPLSGIESYLFQICYMMVHKPSPSLDKFVIDICGKSLKIALKVHWFLLAELEDADDNEGISRIQEKCQIAATLMGEWSPLMRPQNEVSTPGSKNQVLNRLLSSKQKLFSLKLSPPTQKSLSFSPSPGTNVQDDGSQLPAEDNKIFKKLIPSPKVRDALMFRKSADKDDEESEKEGFFKRLLRDSKGEGDEPIPNSEGFFKRLLKDNKSEDEDITNSSEGFFKRLLSSKGESEELTSSSDGLFKRLLRDNKGDEEELGANSDSFFKRLLRESKNEDEESNPNSEGFFKKLFRDSKPEDDKVPKEVDDEDKDGFLKKLFREKNDDKRHGSEKNEANGTVYADKKSGEEDEREGFFKKFFKEKSDDKKDIVKVDDGNESEGDESPEFSLFKRLFRIHPEDAKPTSENENSSNGLVESSPGTENFFRKLFRDRDQSVEDSELFGSKKHKEKRPGSPKQRDDTPSGKPPLPNNTASQFRKGAYHESLEFVQALCETSYGLVDIFPIEDRKIGLRESLAEINFHLSEAEITGGICFPMGRGVFRVVHIPEDECILLNSREKAPYMISVEVLKAETPSAKESSNSQKLSKGGIPLANGDAFLQKPPPWAYPLWTTQEVYRNSADRMSLSTAQAIDQAMTPKSEVKVKLVNVSLSVEDRTSALESFGDPIDDVLGEAPRTGLNNDLEWVRVVVTADPGLRMESIPDPSVPRKKEHRRVPSTVAMEEVRAAAAKGEAPPGLPLKGAGQDSSDAQPRANGGMLKEGDALSGELWEGKRDRIRKASIYGKLPGWDLRSIIVKSGDDCRQEHLAVQLISHFYDIFQEAGLPLWLRPYEVLVTSSYTALIETIPDTASIHSIKSRYPNITSLRDFFVAKYKENSPSFKLAQRNFVESMAGYSLVCYLLQVKDRHNGNLLLDEEGHIIHIDFGFMLSNSPGGVNFESAPFKLTRELLEVMDSDADGVPSEFFDYFKVLCIQGFLTCRKHAERIILLVEMLQDSGFPCFKGGPRTIQNLRKRFHLSLTEEQCVSLVLSLISSSLDAWRTRQYDYYQRVLNGIL
- the PI-4KBETA1 gene encoding phosphatidylinositol 4-OH kinase beta1, which codes for MPMGRFLSLVRGDSAESPREITSQSNIIGDTGSNGWLIRFFDSAFFCEWIAVSYLYKHPHAGVRDYLCNRMYTLPLSGIESYLFQICYMMVHKPSPSLDKFVIDICGKSLKIALKVHWFLLAELEDADDNEGISRIQEKCQIAATLMGEWSPLMRPQNEVSTPGSKNQVLNRLLSSKQKLFSLKLSPPTQKSLSFSPSPGTNVQDDGSQLPAEDNKIFKKLIPSPKVRDALMFRKSADKDDEESEKEGFFKRLLRDSKGEGDEPIPNSEGFFKRLLKDNKSEDEDITNSSEGFFKRLLSSKGESEELTSSSDGLFKRLLRDNKGDEEELGANSDSFFKRLLRESKNEDEESNPNSEGFFKKLFRDSKPEDDKVPKEVDDEDKDGFLKKLFREKNDDKRHGSEKNEANGTVYADKKSGEEDEREGFFKKFFKEKSDDKKDIVKVDDGNESEGDESPEFSLFKRLFRIHPEDAKPTSENENSSNGLVESSPGTENFFRKLFRDRDQSVEDSELFGSKKHKEKRPGSPKQRDDTPSGKPPLPNNTASQFRKGAYHESLEFVQALCETSYGLVDIFPIEDRKIGLRESLAEINFHLSEAEITGGICFPMGRGVFRVVHIPEDECILLNSREKAPYMISVEVLKAETPSAKESSNSQKLSKGGIPLANGDAFLQKPPPWAYPLWTTQEVYRNSADRMSLSTAQAIDQAMTPKSEVKVKLVNVSLSVEDRTSALESFGDPIDDVLGEAPRTGLNNDLEWVRVVVTADPGLRMESIPDPSVPRKKEHRRVPSTVAMEEVRAAAAKGEAPPGLPLKGAGQDSSDAQPRANGGMLKEGDALSGELWEGKRDRIRKASIYGKLPGWDLRSNRYMFWALKASINLIEYSKVSVIRVDTANLPCLQTFQNVY